One Burkholderia pyrrocinia DNA segment encodes these proteins:
- a CDS encoding DUF4303 domain-containing protein, which produces MTDFSDFQRDIADAARATFNALRALHPDEHFYAFALYTDSGAMTVVPAANSVEGLSRVRAQQAVADDDPWFAWGCSEWAYAAAEASPFNAICGKLADEVLSPQFVRSRFAEFSRQLHTDMIEALRLLDRDGVFGTGDARAAITLFVSISDDDAAEALENESAKALNPPAVVDKFLRRYD; this is translated from the coding sequence ATGACCGACTTTTCTGATTTCCAGCGGGACATTGCCGACGCCGCAAGGGCGACATTCAACGCGTTGCGGGCATTGCACCCGGACGAGCATTTCTACGCGTTCGCGCTTTATACGGACAGCGGCGCGATGACGGTGGTGCCGGCGGCCAATTCGGTCGAAGGGCTGAGCCGGGTCCGCGCGCAACAGGCGGTCGCGGACGATGATCCGTGGTTTGCGTGGGGCTGTTCCGAATGGGCGTACGCGGCGGCGGAGGCGTCGCCGTTCAACGCGATCTGCGGCAAGCTGGCCGATGAAGTGCTGAGCCCGCAGTTTGTGCGGTCGAGGTTCGCGGAATTTTCCCGGCAGCTTCACACCGACATGATCGAGGCGTTGCGGCTGCTCGATCGCGACGGTGTGTTCGGCACGGGCGACGCAAGGGCGGCCATCACGCTGTTCGTGTCGATCAGCGACGACGACGCAGCCGAGGCACTGGAAAACGAATCGGCGAAAGCGCTGAATCCGCCGGCCGTCGTCGACAAATTCCTGCGTCGGTACGACTAA
- a CDS encoding fumarylacetoacetate hydrolase family protein: MSAYVIDASERPSVEVEQSSARFPVRRVFCVGRNYADHAREMGADPDREPPFFFTKPADAIVPASGTVPYPPLTSDLHHEIELVVAIGKDGRSIDPADALSHVWGYGVGVDLTRRDLQAEAKKLSRPWDWAKGFDASGPVTALRAATATGHPAAGRIWLAVNGETRQQGDLADMIWAVPDVIAYVSRSVELKAGDLIFTGTPAGVGALQPRDRVTGGVDGVATFEFVVGAKP, from the coding sequence ATGTCCGCCTATGTCATCGACGCTTCCGAGCGTCCTTCCGTCGAAGTCGAACAGTCGTCCGCGCGCTTTCCGGTGCGCCGCGTGTTCTGCGTCGGCCGCAACTATGCCGACCATGCACGCGAAATGGGCGCCGATCCCGACCGCGAGCCGCCGTTCTTCTTCACGAAGCCGGCCGACGCGATCGTCCCGGCAAGCGGCACCGTCCCGTATCCGCCGCTGACGAGCGATCTCCATCATGAAATCGAGCTGGTCGTCGCGATCGGCAAGGACGGCCGGTCGATCGACCCGGCCGACGCGCTGTCGCACGTATGGGGCTATGGCGTCGGCGTCGACCTCACGCGCCGCGACCTGCAGGCCGAAGCGAAGAAGCTGAGCCGTCCATGGGACTGGGCGAAAGGCTTCGACGCGTCGGGCCCCGTGACCGCGCTGCGCGCGGCGACGGCCACCGGCCACCCGGCCGCCGGCCGCATCTGGCTCGCGGTCAACGGCGAAACGCGCCAGCAAGGCGATCTGGCCGACATGATCTGGGCCGTGCCCGACGTCATCGCGTACGTGTCGCGTTCGGTCGAACTGAAGGCCGGCGACCTGATCTTCACCGGCACGCCGGCCGGCGTCGGCGCGCTGCAGCCGCGCGACCGCGTGACGGGCGGCGTCGATGGCGTCGCGACCTTCGAGTTCGTCGTGGGCGCGAAGCCGTAA
- a CDS encoding helix-turn-helix transcriptional regulator: MPSTAPPRLYGMPERSDRLDFYIRDQASRQAITEPHRHAYFQIQFNLGGDTEQRIGGVTRPFPRGALAFVLPHREHLIPHPEGAHFIVINFSQAFLRADLDVDPLDLEDVPAHRFPELTPFRFQEHLDFILTGDSYDEARRLALCMLDTDRVRTFGSTTLLRGYLLQLIGLVCTQYAGALDKLAQRGAQRAGRRDALARVLRHVRANLTREDLTLAATAEAAFLSPNYLAHLVRKETGSTFTDLVTERRIALAQSLLAHTSRRIADIARSVGFRDEGYFARRFRARVGVSPKAYRDANAALPAGDDAPTIADA; this comes from the coding sequence ATGCCATCCACCGCCCCGCCGCGCCTGTACGGGATGCCCGAACGCAGCGACCGGCTCGATTTCTACATCCGCGACCAGGCGTCGCGCCAGGCGATCACCGAGCCGCACCGGCACGCGTATTTCCAGATCCAGTTCAATCTCGGCGGCGACACCGAGCAGCGGATCGGCGGCGTCACGCGGCCGTTTCCGCGTGGCGCGCTCGCGTTCGTGCTGCCGCACCGCGAGCACCTGATCCCGCATCCGGAAGGCGCGCACTTCATCGTCATCAACTTCAGCCAGGCGTTCCTGCGCGCCGATCTCGACGTCGATCCGCTCGATCTCGAGGACGTGCCCGCGCACCGCTTTCCCGAGCTGACGCCGTTCCGCTTCCAGGAGCATCTCGACTTCATCCTGACCGGCGACTCGTACGACGAAGCGCGCCGCCTCGCGCTGTGCATGCTCGACACCGATCGCGTGCGCACGTTCGGCTCGACCACGTTGCTGCGCGGCTACCTGCTGCAACTGATCGGGCTCGTCTGCACGCAGTACGCGGGCGCGCTCGACAAGCTCGCGCAGCGCGGCGCCCAGCGCGCGGGCCGGCGCGACGCGCTCGCGCGCGTGCTGCGTCACGTGCGGGCGAACCTGACCCGCGAGGACCTGACGCTCGCCGCGACCGCCGAGGCCGCGTTCCTGTCGCCGAACTACCTCGCGCACCTGGTCCGCAAGGAAACCGGCAGCACGTTCACCGATCTCGTGACCGAGCGCCGGATCGCGCTCGCGCAATCGCTGCTGGCCCACACGAGCCGGCGCATCGCGGACATCGCGCGCTCGGTCGGCTTTCGCGACGAAGGGTATTTCGCGCGGCGCTTCCGCGCGCGGGTCGGCGTGTCGCCGAAGGCGTATCGCGACGCGAACGCCGCCTTGCCGGCCGGCGACGACGCACCCACAATCGCCGACGCGTAG
- a CDS encoding uracil-DNA glycosylase family protein, protein MPKRTRAPLDVLLTEIRACRACEAELPLGPRPVVRAHRDARILIVGQAPGARVHASGIPWDDASGKRLRDWLDVDAEPFYDETRFAIVPMGFCYPGRGASGDNPPRPECAQLWIDRLVAELPSIRLTLLIGQYAQRHFLRESRKATLTDTVRAWRDYGPNVLPLPHPSPRNQAWFKHHPWFDAEVVPELRRRVAPLVAG, encoded by the coding sequence ATGCCGAAACGAACGCGCGCGCCGCTCGACGTGCTGCTCACCGAAATCCGCGCGTGCCGTGCATGCGAAGCCGAGTTGCCGCTCGGCCCGCGGCCGGTCGTGCGCGCCCATCGCGACGCGCGCATCCTGATCGTCGGGCAGGCGCCGGGCGCGCGTGTCCATGCGAGCGGCATCCCGTGGGACGACGCGAGCGGCAAGCGGTTGCGCGACTGGCTCGATGTCGATGCCGAACCCTTCTACGACGAGACGCGCTTCGCGATCGTGCCGATGGGCTTCTGCTACCCGGGCCGCGGCGCAAGCGGCGACAACCCGCCGCGCCCCGAATGCGCGCAACTGTGGATCGACCGGCTGGTTGCCGAGTTGCCGTCGATCCGGCTGACGCTGCTGATCGGCCAGTATGCGCAGCGGCATTTCCTGCGCGAGTCGCGCAAGGCAACGCTGACCGACACCGTGCGCGCATGGCGCGACTACGGCCCCAATGTGCTGCCGCTGCCGCATCCTTCGCCGCGCAACCAGGCGTGGTTCAAGCACCATCCGTGGTTCGACGCCGAAGTCGTGCCCGAGCTGCGCCGCCGGGTGGCGCCGCTGGTTGCCGGTTGA